The nucleotide sequence TGATCGCGTCGCCGAGCGCGGCGACGCAGTATACCGGCATGATGACCAGGCCGAGGAACACGCCCTCATTGACCCATTTGTCGCCGATGCTGCCATTCCAGCGATAGAGCTTCTTGGTGAGGTTGAACGGCCCATAACAACCGGCCAGCCCCACGGTCAGAACCAATACGACAGGCAATGCCTTCTTCATCATCTTCATCATTGGAACCCATCATACTGATACTCCCCAGTCGCCGTCTATTCGGAGTACTACCGAGGGGCCGGGGGGATGCGCTGATGTCACCACCAAAGGGGTCGGCCGGGGCACCGGCCTCGGGCTATCCACGGTGAGCCTTGCGCCGGGTGCTCGACGCCGCCCAGGCTTAGTCGGCCTACGCGATTCTACCGCCCGCCTTGAGTATAATTACGGATAGGCAGGGGGGCGGGGAGGCAGGTACAATAAATAAGGCGCCTTGGCGCATGTCCGCTAGCAGCCCGTAGGGAGGGCAGGCTCGGACAGGAGACAAAATGAGCAGATCGCCGGAACAAAAGGGGCTGGCTGTCGCGGCGGACATCACCGTGGATTACCCTCAGGAGAGAGTGTGCGTCACCAGCCGAGACTACACGTTCCGCATCTGGGCCAGAGCGGCGGGCCGGGTGGAGATATCGATAGATGATAATGTCTGGCAGCCCTGCCGCCAGGCCGACGGCTTTTGGTGGTATGACTGGTCGGGCTATATGCCGGGCAGACACCAGGCCGTGGCCAGGATACAGCCGCAGAACGACGGCCAGAAATTCCTGTCCCGGACGATCCGCTTCCGGGTGGAGTTGTCATAAGACCTCGCCCCGATTGACGGCAGGATCATGCCTGGAAGACTGCAGCCGTTGCGCATCGGAGACCTGAAGGTCCGACTGCCCATCGTGCAGGGCGGCATGGGCGTCATGGTGTCCACCGCCGCGCTGGCTTCGGCCGTGGCGGACTGCGGGGCCGCCGGCACCATCGCGGGGGTGGCCCTGGGCTACGGCACCCCGGAGAACGAGAGCGATTACCTCGCCGCCTCGCGCAACGCCCTGCGCGAGGAGATCCGCAAGGCCAAGGCCGCCACCGACGGCGTCGTCGGCGTCAACATCCTCGGGGCGCTGACCAACTACGACGAGCTCGCGCGCACGGCGGCCCAAGCCGGGGCGGACTTCATCGCCTCCGGGGCCGGGCTGCCCCTCAGCCTGCCTCAACACGCGGAGGGGACCGAAACGCGCCTGATCCCGATCGTCTCCTCGGGCCGGGCCGCCTCCATCATCGCCCGGGGCTGGAAGAAGCGCTACGGCCGGGTCCCGGACGCCTTCATCGTGGAAGGCCCGATGGCCGGCGGGCATCTCGGCTTCCGCAAGGACGAGGTCCAAGCCCCGGTCCCGGGCGTCCTGGAAGCGCGGGTCCTGGAGGTGCTGGCCGTGGCGCGGGACTGCGCCGCTGCCCCCGTGCCCGTGATCGCGGCGGGCGGCATCTTCGACGGCAAGGACGCGGCCCGTTTCCTGGCGCTGGGGGCCTCCGGGGTGCAGATCGCCACCCGGCTGGTGGCCACTTACGAGTGCTCGGTCTCTCAGCCCTTCAAAGACTTGTATGTCTCGGCGCGGCCGGAGGATGTGGTCATCATCGACAGCCCGGTGGGCATGCCGGGACGGGCCATACGCACGCCTTTCGTGGACCGCCTGCTGCGCGGAGAGGGCGAGCCCTTCCACTGCGGCTATCAGTGCCTCAAGACCTGCGATCCGCGCACGGCGCCCTACTGCATCGCCAAGGCCCTGTTCAACGCGGTGAAGGGCGACCTTGACCACGCGGTGGTCTTCGCGGGGCTCAATGTCTCCCGGGTGCATGAGATCGTCTCCACGCGCGAGCTGCTGTCAGGTTTTGTCGCCGAGGCCGAGGCCGAGCTCGCGCGCCTGAGTTAGGAGCAAGGAGAACATGAAAAAGCGGGATACTCTGATCGGAAGGGGTGTCGGGCTGGCCGCCGTCGCCGCGGCGGGGAGCTATTTCCTCTACGGCAAGCGGGGCCCCAGGATCTTCAGGCCGATCGCGGGCTGGTCCCTGAAGATGAAAGGCGAGGTGCTCGAACAGATCGAGGGCCGCAAAGAGATCGATGAGCAGGCCTACCGCAGGCTCGTGGATGACACCGCGCGGCGCTATGGGCGGTCGCGGCGGGTCCAAGCTTCGCAATTGCAGCGCCTGACCAAGGAGCTTCAGGGCGCCTGGACTCATATCAGCAAGCGGTTGATATAAAGGGTCCCCGGAAGCCGTCCTGGTCATCGCCATGACCGCGAGGGCTGGCGCGAGACGGACGAACTGCATCTGGAATGGCGGCCGCATCAGCGCAGGCGGAACCGGAGGCTGAGCCGTCCCAGCCAGCGGCGCGCGCAGTCCAGAAGGCTCGTCTCGCCCAGGCAGATGTCGCAGGCCCCGCAGCCCGCCGGCGCCGGAGGGTCGGCCGCGCCGAAATGCCTGGAAAGCAGCAGGTGCCGGCAGCTCGCGCCCAGCCCGTAGCCGCCCATCTGGCGGAGTTGGAGGAGGAGGGCGCGGCGGCGCTGCGAGGAGAGTCCCCCGTCCTTGCGCCGCAGCCGCAGGAGCGCGGCGAGGTCCCGGACCGAGAACAGCAGGACGCACTCGGCCGGCCGGCCGTCGTGGCCCGCGCGGCCCGACTCCTGCTGGTAGCGGTCCAGCGAGCCCGGCGTGTCGGCATGGACGACGTAGCGGATGTCCGGCCGGTCTATGCCCATGCCGAAGGCGACCGTGGCGACGACGACGTCGAGCCTTCCGGCGACGAAAGCGCCGTGCACGCTCTGCCGCTCGTCGGCGGGCAGCCCCGCATGGTAGGCCGCGCAGGAGACTCCCGCCTCCTGGAGCTCTTCGGCCAGGCGCTCCACGTCTGCGCGGGTGCGCGCGTAGACGATGCCGCCCGCGCCCTCGTGGCGGCGCACGACCGCCAGGACCTGCCGGGGCCGGTCGCGCGACGGCCAGACCCGATAGACGAGGTTGGCGCGGTCGGGATGGCCGATGAGGCGCGCGGGGCCGCGCAAGGCGAGCTGGGCGCAGATGTCGTCCTGCACCGCGGGCGTCGCGGTCGCGGTCAAGGCCATGCGCGCCGCTCCGGGGCAGCGCTCCAGGACCGGAGCCAGGCGGCGGTACTCCGGCCTGAACTCGTGCCCCCAATGCGAGATGCAGTGCGCCTCATCCACCGCTATGAGGAACAGCCGGGATGAGAGGCGCGGGAGGAGGTCTCCTGCGAGGAGGCGCTCCGGGCTCAGGTAGAGGAGTTCGGTGCGCGCGCTGGCCAGGCGGCGAAGGGCCTCGCCGCGGCGCCCCTCCGGCAGGTCGGAGTGGAGCGCGTCGGCGGCCAGCCCGGCCTTGCGCGCGGCCGCCACCTGGTCGTCCATGAGGGCGATGAGCGGTGAGACCACCAGGACGAGCCCCCGCCCCAGCGCCGCCGGGAGCTGGTAGCAGAGGCTCTTGCCGCCTCCGGTCGGGAGCACCACCATGCAGTCGCGCCCGGAGAGCGCCGTTGCCACGGCCTCCCGCTGGAGGGGACGGAACGAATCGTGTCCCCAGCGGCGGAACAGGACTTCCTCCCAGGCTCCCATACTAAGAGTACGAGCGAGGGCGCGAAAAGTTCCCTTACGGAATACGGTGAAAAAAGTAGAATGTCAGGCACCATGCACAGGGTCAAGAGCGTCATCAACCTCACCGTGATCGTGGCTGCGCTGGGATATTTCGTGGACATGTTCGACCTTCTGCTGTTCCCCATAGTCCGCCAGCCGTCTTTGACCGCCTTGGGCGTGGTCGGGCAGGACCAGGTCCGGGTCGGGGCTTATCTGCTCAACTGGCAGATGTTCGGCATGCTGCTCGGCGGCATCCTTTGGGGAGTCCTGGGAGACAAGAAGGGCCGCCTCTCCACCTTGTTCGGGAGCATCACCCTGTACTCCCTGGCCAACCTGGCCAATGCCTTCGTGACGTCCATACCGCAATATGCCTTATGGCGGTTCCTGGCCGGTCTGGGCTTGGCCGGCGAGTTGGGCGCGGCCATCACCTTGGTCAGCGAGATCCTGCCCAAGGAACTGCGCGGCTACGGCACCGCGCTGGTGGCCGCGGTGGGCGTGTTCGGCACCGTGACCGCGGCCCTGGTGGGCAAGTACCTGACCTGGCAGCAGGCTTTCCTCGTGGGCGGCGGGCTGGGATTGGCCCTGCTCTGCCTGCGCGCCGGCATCCGGGAAAGCTTCATGTTCCAGAACCTGTCCTATGCCCACGTCAAGAAAGGCAACTTCCTGAGCCTGTTCACGCACTGGGACCGCCTGGGCCGCTACCTGCGCTGCACCTTGATCGGACTGCCCATGTGGTTCGTGGTCGGGATTCTGGTCATATTCATCCCGGAGTTCGCTCCCAGCCTGGAGGTCTCCGGCCGGCTCGACCCGGCCATCGCCGTGGCCTGCTGCTACAGCGGGATAACCATCGGCAGCCTGGCCTCCGGCTTCCTGAGCCAGATCTGGGGCACCCGCACCAAGGTGGTGGGCCTGTTCATGGGCATGGCCTTCCTGGGCACGGCCGCCTATCTGCTGGGGCGCGGGTTCACCCCGCTGACCATGTACGTCATCGTGTCCTGGCTGGGCCTGGCTTCGGGCTATTGGGCCGTGTTCGTGACCATGGCCGCGGAGCAGTTCGGCACCAACCTGCGCGCCACCGTGGCCACGACCGTGCCCAATTTCGTGCGGGGCTCGGTGGTCCTCATCACCAACGGCTTCCTCATCCTCAAGGCCCCGCTGGGCATGCTCGGCAGCGCCTGGGCCGTGGGCCTGACCTGCTTCGCTTTGGCTTCGGTCAGCCTGCTCGGGCTCAAGGATACCCACGGCCGCGACCTCAATTTCGTGGAATGAGCGCCTCCTATGAAAATGACCCCATCCGCGCTATTGACTGTCAGCCTCCTCCTGTCCGGGAGCGCCGCCTCGGCATCCCCCAAGGCCGAGAAGACGGCCCTGACCCGAGCCATCGCCGCCGCTCTTGTCGACGCCGGCGCGCGGGTCGTCACCAATGTCCCGGCCACCGGCGTCACCGAGGTGTTCGACGCCTTCTGCGACCTATCGGGACAGCCGAAGACCTACTCCTACAACGAGGAAGTGGCCTATACCGTGGCGCATGGCGCGGCCATCGGCGGGGTGCGGTCGGCGGCGGTCCTCAAGTCGCACGGCTTCGCCAAGGCCGCCAACAGCGTCATCGACTCCCTCACCGCGGGGAACACGGCCGGCTTCGTGGTGCTGGTGTTCAACGACGAGTCCGGCGAGCATTCCGACACCGACTTCGACACCTTGCCCTTCGTGCGCGGCACCAAGCTCCCTGTGGTCGTCCCCAAGCCCGGCGCGGCCTATGAGGACGTCCTGCAGGCTTTCCGGACCTCCGAGAGGCTCCGGGTCCCGGTCGCCGTGGTCCTGGACTCAAATGACCTCGCCAAGGAGGTGAGCGTGGCGCGCCGGCGGCTGCCCGCCCCGGCCGCCGCTTATCGGCGCGACGTGTACCAGTATCTCCTGTTTCCCTTGCTCGCGCCGTATCAGCAGAAGATGCTGGAGGCGCGGCTGGCCGGCAAGCCTTTAACGGGCGAGAAGCCCCGGCTTCCCATCATCCCGGACCAGCTCTCACCGCAGTTCCAGGCCACCGCCAGGAGCTATGTGCCGGTCTTCGAGGCGTTCAAGAAGGTCAAAGGCGCCGACGCCGTGACCGCCGGGGACACCGGGACGTCCACCGCCTTCGCCTTCCCTCCTTTCGACTGCATCGATATGGCGACCTATTACGGCGGCAGTATACCCTTGGCGATCGGCCTCTACCTGTCGGGGAAGACCAACGCCTGGGCCGTCACCGGGGATTACGCTTTCGTGGCCGCGGGCCATATGGGGCTGATCGAAGCCGTGCAGCGCGGGATCCCGCTGAAGGTCCTGATCCTCCATAACGGATTCGCGGCGGCCACCGGCGGCCAGCGCATCATGCCGGACGTGTTCGAGAGGCTGCTCAGCGGATATAAAGACCACATCCGCTACATCAAGCATGCCGAAGCGGACGCGGACGCGGCGCGCAAGGTCCTCGCCGAAGCCAAGGCCTCGGGCCGCCTTGAGATCATCGTCGCCGAAGTGCCCTGACCGCGGCATCCGCCCTGGGCAGGAAGCCCGGGGACGTCATGGACAAGAGGGCCGCCGCCTCGGTCCGCAGGGGCCCAGGCGCGCCTGCCAGGGCCTCCAGGATGCGGCCCTCCAGGCCGACCAGATAGCCGGGGACTCCCGCGATGGCGAAGCGCGCGGCGACGCGGACCCTGTCTTGCGGGTGGCCGAGCAGGAGCCAAAGATTGTCCAGGGCTCCGTCGTAGAGCTCCCGCTCCTCCGGGGAGAGCTTCTGGAGCGTGGCGAGGGCTTCCTCCCGGCTGCGGGCGTCGAGGCGGGAGTCCGCCCACTTGCCCCAGGCGGTCCCGAGCAGGGCGGGGCCCAAGGTCTGGCGGTAGTATTCCGCGACGAACACCAGGGCCGCGTCCGCGGGGGCGTCGGCGCGGCGGACGGCCTCGGCCACGCTCCGCGGCCAGGCCAGGTGGTATTGCGCGGACTCGCCGCTCGGCAGCAGGGCTAGCAGCGCCAGGTAGCGGTCGTGCTGGCTGGCCTCGTCCTGGCCGCCCGCAGCGGCGGCTGCGAGCAGCCTGCGGTGCACCAGGGGAAGCTCCGACGGGTAGGTCCGGGCCTTGAGGAGGTTCATGAGCCCGAGACGGTGGACGCTCCGCCCGCCGTCGAAAAGACCC is from Elusimicrobiota bacterium and encodes:
- a CDS encoding nitronate monooxygenase family protein produces the protein MPGRLQPLRIGDLKVRLPIVQGGMGVMVSTAALASAVADCGAAGTIAGVALGYGTPENESDYLAASRNALREEIRKAKAATDGVVGVNILGALTNYDELARTAAQAGADFIASGAGLPLSLPQHAEGTETRLIPIVSSGRAASIIARGWKKRYGRVPDAFIVEGPMAGGHLGFRKDEVQAPVPGVLEARVLEVLAVARDCAAAPVPVIAAGGIFDGKDAARFLALGASGVQIATRLVATYECSVSQPFKDLYVSARPEDVVIIDSPVGMPGRAIRTPFVDRLLRGEGEPFHCGYQCLKTCDPRTAPYCIAKALFNAVKGDLDHAVVFAGLNVSRVHEIVSTRELLSGFVAEAEAELARLS
- a CDS encoding RecQ family ATP-dependent DNA helicase encodes the protein MGAWEEVLFRRWGHDSFRPLQREAVATALSGRDCMVVLPTGGGKSLCYQLPAALGRGLVLVVSPLIALMDDQVAAARKAGLAADALHSDLPEGRRGEALRRLASARTELLYLSPERLLAGDLLPRLSSRLFLIAVDEAHCISHWGHEFRPEYRRLAPVLERCPGAARMALTATATPAVQDDICAQLALRGPARLIGHPDRANLVYRVWPSRDRPRQVLAVVRRHEGAGGIVYARTRADVERLAEELQEAGVSCAAYHAGLPADERQSVHGAFVAGRLDVVVATVAFGMGIDRPDIRYVVHADTPGSLDRYQQESGRAGHDGRPAECVLLFSVRDLAALLRLRRKDGGLSSQRRRALLLQLRQMGGYGLGASCRHLLLSRHFGAADPPAPAGCGACDICLGETSLLDCARRWLGRLSLRFRLR
- a CDS encoding MFS transporter — encoded protein: MHRVKSVINLTVIVAALGYFVDMFDLLLFPIVRQPSLTALGVVGQDQVRVGAYLLNWQMFGMLLGGILWGVLGDKKGRLSTLFGSITLYSLANLANAFVTSIPQYALWRFLAGLGLAGELGAAITLVSEILPKELRGYGTALVAAVGVFGTVTAALVGKYLTWQQAFLVGGGLGLALLCLRAGIRESFMFQNLSYAHVKKGNFLSLFTHWDRLGRYLRCTLIGLPMWFVVGILVIFIPEFAPSLEVSGRLDPAIAVACCYSGITIGSLASGFLSQIWGTRTKVVGLFMGMAFLGTAAYLLGRGFTPLTMYVIVSWLGLASGYWAVFVTMAAEQFGTNLRATVATTVPNFVRGSVVLITNGFLILKAPLGMLGSAWAVGLTCFALASVSLLGLKDTHGRDLNFVE
- a CDS encoding thiamine pyrophosphate-dependent enzyme — translated: MKMTPSALLTVSLLLSGSAASASPKAEKTALTRAIAAALVDAGARVVTNVPATGVTEVFDAFCDLSGQPKTYSYNEEVAYTVAHGAAIGGVRSAAVLKSHGFAKAANSVIDSLTAGNTAGFVVLVFNDESGEHSDTDFDTLPFVRGTKLPVVVPKPGAAYEDVLQAFRTSERLRVPVAVVLDSNDLAKEVSVARRRLPAPAAAYRRDVYQYLLFPLLAPYQQKMLEARLAGKPLTGEKPRLPIIPDQLSPQFQATARSYVPVFEAFKKVKGADAVTAGDTGTSTAFAFPPFDCIDMATYYGGSIPLAIGLYLSGKTNAWAVTGDYAFVAAGHMGLIEAVQRGIPLKVLILHNGFAAATGGQRIMPDVFERLLSGYKDHIRYIKHAEADADAARKVLAEAKASGRLEIIVAEVP